One Devosia lacusdianchii genomic window carries:
- a CDS encoding LysR family transcriptional regulator, with amino-acid sequence MTQDLARIRAFVQVFDSGGFSSAARQHGRSKALLSKYVTDLEDYLGVRLMNRTTRKLSLTEAGEAYYREASALLQQLDDLDATITDQTAEPRGLLRVSAPRNFGEDTLAPAIYEYLRKHPKVTLDLRLEDRYVDLVDEGVDVALRISTLADSSLIARKIADMHVIVGASPGLLKQHGTPEHPEDLRHLPCIIDVNLQGQSNWRFTEDGKTISVPVNGPLRVNSPLAARKAAVMGLGFVILPSYLADPVVASGELVPVLKDFLPTGQTLQAVYPHRRHLAGKVRALIDHLVDWFATHPIS; translated from the coding sequence GTGACACAGGACCTGGCCCGCATCCGCGCCTTCGTCCAGGTTTTCGACTCTGGCGGCTTTTCGTCGGCCGCGCGCCAGCATGGGCGCTCCAAGGCGCTGCTCAGCAAGTACGTCACCGACCTTGAGGATTATCTCGGGGTGAGGCTGATGAATCGGACCACGCGGAAGCTCAGCCTGACCGAGGCGGGCGAGGCCTATTATCGCGAGGCCAGCGCGCTGCTGCAGCAACTTGACGATCTCGATGCGACCATTACCGACCAGACAGCCGAGCCGCGCGGCCTGTTGCGGGTGTCGGCACCGCGCAATTTCGGCGAGGATACGCTGGCGCCGGCTATCTACGAATATCTGCGCAAGCATCCGAAGGTGACGCTCGATCTGCGGCTCGAGGATCGCTATGTCGATCTGGTCGACGAGGGGGTCGATGTGGCGTTGCGCATTTCGACGCTCGCCGACTCCTCGCTGATCGCGCGCAAGATCGCCGACATGCACGTGATCGTGGGGGCCTCGCCTGGTCTGCTCAAGCAGCATGGTACGCCCGAGCATCCCGAGGACCTGCGGCATTTGCCCTGCATTATCGACGTCAACCTGCAGGGTCAGTCGAACTGGCGCTTCACCGAAGATGGCAAGACGATCTCGGTGCCGGTCAATGGACCATTGCGGGTCAATTCGCCGCTTGCCGCGCGCAAGGCGGCGGTGATGGGTCTCGGATTTGTCATATTACCGTCCTATCTGGCGGACCCGGTGGTAGCCAGCGGCGAGCTTGTGCCGGTGCTGAAGGACTTTCTGCCGACCGGCCAGACGTTGCAGGCGGTGTATCCGCATCGGCGGCATCTGGCGGGCAAGGTGCGGGCGCTGATCGACCATCTGGTCGACTGGTTTGC
- a CDS encoding MarR family transcriptional regulator has product MSKPSSRSTLYRLIEAGQLAHKALLLPLVERGLEPGDDAILFELGRNGMTEAALAAELGLDGDAIAARLSRLGERGLVTRQAVGPELAPGIALTERGVRIRNGLADHWTQLEDALMGELKAKQRKKLGDRLKRFVELLHF; this is encoded by the coding sequence ATGTCCAAACCCTCATCCCGCTCCACGCTTTATCGGCTGATCGAAGCCGGCCAGCTCGCGCATAAGGCGCTGCTGCTGCCGCTCGTCGAGCGCGGGCTCGAACCCGGCGACGATGCCATCCTGTTCGAGCTTGGCCGCAACGGGATGACCGAGGCGGCCCTTGCCGCGGAATTGGGCCTGGATGGCGACGCGATCGCCGCCCGCCTCAGCCGTCTCGGCGAGCGAGGCCTCGTCACTCGGCAGGCTGTCGGGCCGGAGCTTGCACCTGGCATTGCCCTGACCGAACGCGGCGTGCGCATCCGTAACGGGCTGGCCGATCACTGGACCCAGCTCGAGGATGCCCTCATGGGCGAGTTGAAAGCCAAGCAACGCAAGAAGCTGGGCGATCGGCTGAAGCGCTTCGTCGAATTGCTCCACTTCTAG
- a CDS encoding SH3 domain-containing protein produces the protein MGTSGKRCPSKRSSSNGFEQETHGRRPRSPGAYGDGRCRNGSPRYATGNVNVRSGPSTGYGVVDVMRRGEQVDVQQCRGSWCLVNRRGPDGWVSASYLDRGYNGGGWDDDDYYEPPVWNPRPPRPPHWNPRPPRPWPVYPPYPQRPGGSVCFNGPNGYFCIGN, from the coding sequence GTGGGGACATCGGGCAAGCGATGCCCAAGTAAAAGGAGTTCAAGCAATGGCTTTGAGCAAGAAACTCATGGCAGGCGGCCTCGCAGCCCTGGCGCTTATGGCGACGGCCGGTGCCGCAATGGCAGCCCCCGCTATGCAACCGGCAACGTCAATGTCCGCTCGGGTCCGAGCACGGGTTACGGCGTCGTCGACGTGATGCGCCGCGGTGAACAGGTCGATGTGCAGCAGTGCCGCGGCAGCTGGTGCCTGGTCAATCGTCGTGGTCCCGACGGCTGGGTCTCGGCCAGCTATCTCGACCGTGGCTACAATGGCGGCGGCTGGGACGACGACGACTATTACGAGCCGCCGGTCTGGAACCCGCGCCCGCCGCGTCCGCCGCACTGGAACCCGCGCCCGCCGCGTCCGTGGCCTGTCTACCCGCCCTACCCGCAGCGTCCGGGTGGTAGCGTGTGCTTCAACGGTCCGAACGGCTACTTCTGCATCGGCAACTAA
- a CDS encoding pyridoxamine 5'-phosphate oxidase family protein — protein sequence MATATTDTKTTPRRPATKAASAKPAATKAAKSPAKPAANAGAAKTLKAKSAPKTKPVAAKRAASPANRQSRDSSMTGKEHDDHVDRVWELAKRIGIAMFVTWDGKQQRARPLAASVEKDEGAIYFLIDINGEKDDQVSEFPMVSVSFADHKSSKYVAISGKATVSNDRKRIKDLWSPFAKAWWDSPEDPAIRVIKVVPQDAELWDSPGRIVTTISMLAAAVTGRTPKIGENAKVIL from the coding sequence ATGGCCACCGCCACCACCGATACCAAGACGACCCCTCGCCGCCCCGCAACGAAGGCGGCTTCCGCAAAACCTGCCGCCACTAAGGCCGCGAAGAGCCCGGCAAAGCCAGCGGCCAATGCGGGCGCGGCCAAGACCCTCAAAGCCAAGTCCGCCCCAAAAACCAAGCCCGTGGCCGCCAAGCGCGCCGCCAGCCCGGCCAACCGGCAGTCCCGCGACTCCAGCATGACCGGCAAGGAACACGACGATCACGTCGACCGCGTCTGGGAACTGGCCAAGCGCATTGGCATCGCCATGTTCGTGACCTGGGATGGTAAGCAACAGCGCGCCCGTCCGCTGGCTGCCAGCGTCGAAAAGGATGAAGGGGCGATCTATTTCCTCATCGACATCAACGGTGAGAAGGATGATCAGGTCTCTGAGTTTCCGATGGTCAGCGTCAGCTTCGCCGATCACAAGAGCAGCAAGTATGTAGCGATCTCGGGCAAGGCCACGGTCTCGAACGACCGCAAGCGGATCAAGGACCTCTGGTCGCCCTTCGCCAAGGCCTGGTGGGATAGCCCCGAAGACCCGGCCATCCGCGTCATCAAGGTCGTGCCGCAGGACGCCGAACTGTGGGACAGCCCCGGCCGCATCGTCACGACGATCTCGATGTTGGCCGCTGCCGTCACCGGCCGTACGCCGAAGATCGGTGAAAACGCCAAAGTCATCTTGTGA
- a CDS encoding DUF2177 family protein, with translation MTKYLLLYAACAVVFFPLDFIWLSTMAQRFYRRELGDLLLPNPNLAIAGLFYLAYLVGVVVLVAAPADGDVGKALLMGAILGFVAYGTYDLTNLSTVKGFTPTVAMVDIAWGTVLTAISAAGGVWIIRFFG, from the coding sequence GTGACCAAGTACCTGCTCCTCTACGCCGCCTGCGCCGTGGTCTTTTTTCCGCTGGATTTCATCTGGCTCTCGACCATGGCCCAGCGCTTTTATCGCCGCGAGCTGGGAGACCTGCTGCTCCCCAATCCCAACCTGGCTATCGCGGGTCTGTTCTATCTCGCCTATCTGGTCGGCGTGGTGGTCCTGGTGGCCGCACCAGCCGACGGTGATGTCGGCAAGGCCCTGCTGATGGGCGCCATTCTCGGCTTCGTTGCGTATGGCACCTATGACCTGACCAACCTCTCGACCGTCAAGGGCTTCACCCCGACAGTCGCCATGGTCGACATAGCCTGGGGCACGGTGCTGACCGCCATCAGCGCCGCCGGCGGCGTCTGGATCATCCGCTTCTTCGGCTGA
- a CDS encoding DMT family transporter: MSPSIAEIRTDNVGRAIVLTLITVGVFGVQDAMSKTLVQTYSPFQITMMRYWGFALFALILVMRQAPLRQALASKVPGWQVLRGVLLMADIWFFALALRTVPLGELQAITVVYPLLVTLFAIPILGEKVGVFRFVAVGVGFAGALIIVRPGGLPLDWGVLFALLSAAFYAIYIVITRKVSQFDSAPTSMAYAAIIGLVLSGAVGVFFWQPMGWVDFAMVVGIMITTCAGHGLMVFALSMAPASVVQPFNYFSLPWAIVLSAVVFGHWIDAISLLGAAIIVGAGLVVMARERMRKVAVAGTPTLPGTE, translated from the coding sequence ATGTCCCCTTCCATCGCCGAAATCCGCACCGACAATGTCGGCCGCGCCATCGTCCTGACGCTCATCACCGTTGGTGTTTTCGGCGTGCAGGACGCGATGTCCAAGACGCTGGTGCAGACCTATTCCCCGTTCCAGATCACCATGATGCGCTATTGGGGTTTTGCCCTGTTCGCGCTGATCTTGGTGATGCGGCAGGCGCCGCTGCGGCAGGCCCTGGCCTCCAAAGTGCCGGGGTGGCAGGTGTTGCGCGGCGTGCTGCTGATGGCGGATATCTGGTTCTTCGCACTGGCATTGCGTACGGTGCCGCTGGGCGAGCTGCAGGCGATAACGGTGGTCTATCCGCTGCTGGTGACGCTGTTCGCCATTCCCATCCTGGGCGAAAAAGTGGGTGTGTTCCGCTTTGTCGCCGTCGGGGTGGGTTTTGCCGGCGCACTGATCATTGTCAGGCCGGGCGGGCTGCCGCTCGACTGGGGCGTGTTGTTCGCCCTGCTGTCAGCGGCATTTTATGCCATCTACATCGTGATCACGCGCAAGGTCAGCCAGTTCGACAGTGCGCCGACCAGCATGGCCTATGCCGCGATCATCGGGCTCGTGCTGTCCGGCGCCGTCGGCGTGTTCTTCTGGCAGCCAATGGGCTGGGTGGATTTCGCCATGGTGGTCGGGATCATGATCACCACCTGCGCCGGGCATGGACTGATGGTGTTCGCGCTCAGCATGGCGCCGGCAAGCGTGGTGCAGCCGTTCAACTATTTCTCGTTGCCCTGGGCGATCGTGCTAAGCGCGGTGGTTTTTGGGCACTGGATCGATGCGATCTCGCTGCTGGGCGCGGCGATTATCGTTGGCGCGGGCCTCGTGGTCATGGCGCGCGAGCGGATGCGCAAGGTGGCGGTGGCGGGAACGCCGACCTTGCCGGGTACCGAGTAA
- a CDS encoding SDR family oxidoreductase, translated as MTNQPVSSPALPVALVTGAGDRIGAAIARALARNGHAVVIHYRSDAEGARAVRKEIVRNGGRAAIVKADLGRRSQRAGLIARAAKAFGPLTVLVNNASTFDPDSAHDVDETLWDQHFAIHAEAPIFLARDFAAQLPDGADGNIINMIDERVLHPSPSYFSYTLSKSVLWTATRTLAQSLAPAIRVNAIGPGPVLPHSRQSQAEFDRSVAALPLQRHAGPEAIAEGILMLLKTPSMTGQMLALDGGEHLEYPARQGPTPRS; from the coding sequence ATGACGAATCAACCCGTTTCATCGCCCGCCCTTCCCGTCGCGCTCGTCACCGGCGCTGGTGACCGCATCGGTGCAGCGATCGCCCGAGCTCTGGCCCGCAACGGCCACGCGGTAGTCATCCACTACCGGTCCGATGCCGAGGGCGCCCGCGCCGTCCGCAAGGAGATTGTCCGCAATGGCGGCCGGGCCGCCATCGTTAAGGCCGATCTCGGCCGCCGCTCGCAGCGCGCTGGCTTGATAGCCCGAGCGGCCAAAGCGTTCGGGCCGCTGACCGTGCTGGTCAACAACGCCTCGACCTTCGACCCCGACAGTGCGCACGACGTTGACGAGACCCTGTGGGACCAGCATTTCGCCATCCACGCCGAGGCCCCGATTTTCCTCGCCCGCGATTTCGCCGCGCAATTGCCTGATGGCGCCGATGGCAACATCATCAACATGATCGACGAGCGCGTCCTGCACCCGTCGCCGTCCTATTTCAGCTACACGCTCTCCAAATCCGTGTTGTGGACGGCCACGCGCACCCTGGCCCAGTCGCTCGCTCCGGCCATTCGCGTCAACGCCATTGGCCCTGGCCCCGTCCTGCCGCATAGCCGCCAGAGCCAGGCCGAGTTTGACCGCTCGGTCGCCGCCCTGCCGCTGCAGCGCCATGCCGGCCCCGAAGCCATCGCCGAAGGCATCCTGATGCTGCTCAAGACGCCGTCGATGACCGGCCAGATGCTGGCGCTCGATGGCGGCGAACATCTCGAATATCCGGCCCGCCAGGGCCCGACGCCCCGATCATGA